In Thermus neutrinimicus, the DNA window CATCGCCAGCCCCTTCCAAACCCTTCCCAACCCCCCTTCGGACGGCACGGGGCCCAACCCCCTCTTGCAGAACCACTGGATGATGGCTGTCCACCCGGTTCTCATGTACCTGGGCTTCGTGGGCTTGAGCGTGCCCTTCGCTTATGCCGTGGCGGCCATGGTGGTGCGCCGTTACCAGACCTGGGTGGGGGAGACCCGGTGGTGGACCCTGATCGCCTGGGGTTTCCTCACCGCCGGGAAGGTGGCGGGGATGTGGTGGAGCTACGAGGTCCTGGGCTGGGGTGGGTACTGGGCCTGGGACCCGGTGGAAAACGCCAGCTTCATCCCTTGGCTTTTGGCCACCGCCTTCTTGCACACCGCCCTCGTCCAGGAGACCCGGGGGGCCTTTAAGGCTTGGAACTTCGCCTTCGTCACCCTGGCCTTCGCCGCCACGGTGCTGGGCACCTTCCTCACCCGAAGCGGGGTGATCCAGTCGGTGCACGCCTTCGCCGAGGGGCCGGTGGGGCCCGCTTTCCTGGGCTTTTTCCTCCTCTCCACCGCTTTAGGCTTGGGCCTACTTTCCCGGGTGAGCCGGGAGGTGCGGGACACTGCGGTCTTCCGGCCCCTTTCCCGGGAAGGGGCCCTTCTCCTCGGGGCCTTTTTCTTCGCCGGCTGGGCCTTGGTGGTGGTGCTGGGCACCTTCTATCCTTTGCTGGCCGAGGCCTTCAGCGGGGCCAAGGTGAGCGTGGGGGCCCCCTTCTTTAACCAGGCTTCCCTGCCCATCGGGGCAGGGATCCTCCTCCTCATGGGGGTGGGGCCCATTTTGCCCTGGCGGAGGCCGAGGGCGGAGGTCGTCCGCAACCTGTACATGCTCCTGGCGGTCCTCCTCCTGGGCACCCTGCTTGGGCTTCTTCGGGGCTATACCCTTGGGGCTTCCTTGGCGGTGGGGCTTTTCCTGTACAACGCCGCCGCCATCTTCCTCCTGGTGCGGGAAGGGGTGGTGGCCCGCCTTAGGGCCGGGCTTTCCCCTTGGGGGTTCTTGGAGAACCATAGGCGGATGGGAAGCCTTGTGGTGCACTTCGCCGTGGCCCTTATGGGCCTTGGCATCGCCTTCAGCCAGACCTACCGCCTCGAGGTTGAGAAGACCCTGTACCGGGGGCAGGCCTGGGAGGCGGGAGGAGTGCGCATGGAGTTCTCGGGGGTGCGGGCCTTGGACGAGGGGAGGCGGTTTGCCGTGGAGGCCTCCTTGCGCACGGACCGCTTCGGGGAGGTGCGTCCCAGGCTTCACTTCTACCCCCAGATGAACTCCCCCCTGCCGTCCCCCAAGGTGGTCTACACCCCGGGCAACGATTACTACTTCCTCCTCATGGACTTTGACCGGGAGAAGGGGGAGTGGGCCTCCATCCGCCTCATCGTTACCCCCCTGGTCTTCTGGATGTGGGTGGCGGGAG includes these proteins:
- a CDS encoding heme lyase CcmF/NrfE family subunit; protein product: MTPALLGNLGVSLALAFSLLGLALSLLAYHQGDGRFLKGAKALVLPAFLAALAAFLALEWALLTHDFSLAYVARNHSVHDPLWVTLVTPWAALEGSILLWGLLQTLYTLLASRKPLDSWRATVVLAVLFGIQVFFFGVMATIASPFQTLPNPPSDGTGPNPLLQNHWMMAVHPVLMYLGFVGLSVPFAYAVAAMVVRRYQTWVGETRWWTLIAWGFLTAGKVAGMWWSYEVLGWGGYWAWDPVENASFIPWLLATAFLHTALVQETRGAFKAWNFAFVTLAFAATVLGTFLTRSGVIQSVHAFAEGPVGPAFLGFFLLSTALGLGLLSRVSREVRDTAVFRPLSREGALLLGAFFFAGWALVVVLGTFYPLLAEAFSGAKVSVGAPFFNQASLPIGAGILLLMGVGPILPWRRPRAEVVRNLYMLLAVLLLGTLLGLLRGYTLGASLAVGLFLYNAAAIFLLVREGVVARLRAGLSPWGFLENHRRMGSLVVHFAVALMGLGIAFSQTYRLEVEKTLYRGQAWEAGGVRMEFSGVRALDEGRRFAVEASLRTDRFGEVRPRLHFYPQMNSPLPSPKVVYTPGNDYYFLLMDFDREKGEWASIRLIVTPLVFWMWVAGGLMALGTLYILWPTAKREELKGVSPA